CGGCAGGACGATCTGCCATTCGTCAGGTGACGGCAGCAGTCGAACCCTTTAAGGCTGGAGCGACGGTTCAGTTTAAGGTCAACAATTTAGAAGACGACGAGGTGTATCTAAGCTGCTTGGCAATCACAGGGACAGGGGAAATTGTGGTACTGTTCCCTGCTAGTTTGAATGATCCAGAGGAAGCTGCCCGCATCGATAAAAGGGGAAGTTTAGTTGTCCCGCGTCCTGAAGACGGCATTGAATTCCCGGTCGATGGCAACGGCACGATCGATCTGCTGGTTCTGGTCAGCCGACAGCCCCTCCGCTCTGCGTTGACGGGATTGCAAGCGATTGCTTCCAGTCGGGGCGTCCGAGGCGGCGAATTTTTTGATTTACAGGGTGATGAACCGCTGGAGGTGATTGACGAACTCCTGAGCGATGTCAATTCCGTTTCTCGCGGTGCCAGCATCACTAGCCGTAGCACAGCCGATCGTGAAAGAGTTTTGGATACGAATGCGATCGCCGCTTTCTCCACCGTAATTGAAATCGTCGAATAAACATCTGCGTTAATTTCGTCGTCCGTTTTGCATCTCACTTTTTTCCTTCATTCCCTGAACCTACCATGCGTCTCCCTTTCCAATCCCTGCTCATTGCTTTATCTACGTTCACATTCACTGCTGTTCCGTTTTCAATGGCTGATTTTGCGATCGTGGCTGCACAAACTGTGGAAGAAAGGGAATCGCAGGGCGATCGGCTGTTTCAGCAGGGTACTCAGCAGCGTGCGGCGAATCAACTTCAAGAAGCAATCCAATCTTTCCAGCAGGCTTTAGAGGCATATCGCAGTGCGGATGACCGGATGGGAGAATTCCAGGTTTTGATGGATTTGGGTAGTCTCTTGACAAATTCTGGAAGCTACTCTCAGGTGGCTTCCTACTATGAGCAGGCATTAGAAATTGCCAAAGAACGCCAGGATTTTGAAGCAGAATTAGGTGTTTTGCTAAACATGAGCATTGCGGTCAGTGACTCAGATCCAGGACGCGCCTTGCAGCTATTAGATCAAGCAGAGGCAATCGTCCAAACCCGTATTCCACCAGAAACATATGAGGCGTACAAAGTAAGTGTTATGCAGACCCGGCTCAAAATTTACTGGCAACAAGGCGATCATCAGCAAGTCATTCAGCTTGCCCAGCGAGCATTAGAAATCATCCGTAATGTGATCTCTCAACAAGAGCCATCTGGAAGTGAACCCAATGCTGATTCAGGGTGGAAGTCTTTAGAAGCAAGCATTCTTTCAATATTGGCACAATCTTACCAAGCTACAGGACAGAATCAATTAGCACTGAAAACACTTCAGGAGATACTTGCAATTTATCAGCAGATCGGAAGTGAACTCGATCAAATCAAAGCATTAAGGTTTATTGGGGCATACTATACTAATCTACGTCAGTTTCGGGAAGCTGAAAGATTTTTTCAGGATGGGCTGGTAATTGCACAAAGAATAGGTGATTTTATTGCAGAAGCCTCTCTTCTAAGCTCTCTGGGAACCATTGCATTGAATTTAGGAGAATATGAAAGTGCAGTCAGGTATTCACAGCAGGCTGTGGCAATTCAGCGACGGACAGGAAGGCTTGTAGAGCTGGGTTCTACGCTAATGGTTCTGGCGTCTGCATATAATCAGGCAGGACAACTTCAACAGGCGATTAGTACCTTTCAAGAAATTGTAGCCATCGGTAAAGAAGTATCCAGTTCAACTCTGGAATTAGCAGGCTTGGAATTGTTGGCAGAGTTTTATGAGGTTAGCCTGGGTCAACTGCCGCAGGCAAACCGCTACTACCAACAAGCACTTGAGCTTGCACGTCGAGTAGACAATCGTTCTTCTCAGGTTCGACTAACAGCAGCACTTGGCGATGTCTACTTACGGTCACAGCAGTATGAAGAAGCAAATCGCTACTATCAGCAGGCTTTAGCGCTCGCAGACGCGAATAATTTGATAGGAGAAAAGATGCGTATTTTGCGCTCTTTGAGTAACTTGTATCTAACTCGTGGAGAGACACAGCAGGGAGTTAATTCTCTACAAGAAATAGAGGATATCGCTCAACTTATCAACGATGTTGGGCAACAGGGAAGTGTCTTGCTTTCTCTAGGACAAACCTATACTAATCTTCAACAATATCCGCAGGCAATAGACTCTCTTCAGAAAGCCCTGGCTCTTGCCCGTCAGTTAGGCGATCGTCCTCTGGAAAGTTCTGTTACCCATTCTTTAAGCGTTGTATATTTCCTGACGAATCAGAATTTACAAAGCGTAGAGTATGCCAATCAAACTCAAGCGATCGCTCAACAAGGAAGTAACCAGCTACTCCAGGCGCTGTCAATGTCAATTGAAGCTCAAGCAATCGCAAAACTAGGGCGATCGACAGAAGCAGAAGCTCTTATGTTTTCTGCGTTGGATACTATCGAATCAATTCGGCTAAGTGTATTAAATGATGACAGCAGGGTTACTTTCCTCGATCAGTATGCATCAGTTTCCAACATTGCTCAGTCGTTCTTTGTATCTCAAAACAAAATTGAAAAGGCTTTGGAAGTTTCGGAACGAGGACGAGCACGAGTGCTGCTGGAGCTGCTAGCAAATTCTGCTACAGCCGCTAATGCTATCAATCAAACTGCTGAACAATCTATAGCCGCATTACCAGAAATTGATCTAATCAAACAAATTTCCCGTGAACAAAATGCAACTCTGGTAGAATACACTTTTTTCGCTGGAACTAATGACCGGGCATCTCTATACATCTACGTCGTTCAGCCCAATGGAAACGTTCAGTTTCGATCGATTCCCGTATCGCAGGCTAACCTGACAGAACTGATTCAAAATAGCCGGACTGCCATTGGTGCAAGAGGTCGAGCGCCTGCCACGATCGTTCCCCGCCTCACTCCAGAAGTGCAGCAGCAGCAGGAAGCACAGCAGCGGCAAAATCTCCAGCAGCTTCACAAACTCCTGATTGAACCGATCGCCCAATATCTTCCCACTAATGAAAACGATCGAGTCATCTTCATTCCCCAAGATGAACTCTTTCTCGTTCCCTTTGCTGCCCTGATCGATGCAAATGGAGATTATTTAATTGAGAACCACACCATCCTGACTGCTCCCTCGATTCAGGTGCTTGACCTCACCCATCAGCAGCGGCAAAGACTGAGACAGGCTAATCGCAATCAGGTACTCGTCGTCGGAGATCCTACCATGCCGCAGGTGTGGAACCCTGTCACCGACAGCAAAACGCAGCTACCGCCGTTGCCCGGTGCTGAAGCAGAAGCAATCGCGATCGCTCAGGAGTTTCAAACCCAGCCCCTTTTAGAAGGTCAGGCAACGGAAACGACTGTGAAACAGCGAATGCCAAATGCGCGAATTATCCACCTAGCAACCCACGGCTTATTAGACTATGGCGATCCGCAGGAGTCAGGAGTGCGAGACTTTCCAGGAGCGATCGCTCTAGCTCCCTCTACCCAGGATGATGGTTTACTTACCTCCGCTGAGATTTTTGAGATGAACCTGAATGCGGAATTGGTAGTGTTGAGTGCCTGCGATACGGGGAGGGGCAGAATTACGGGCGATGGTGTGATTGGACTGTCGCGATCGCTGATGCAGGCAGGTGTGCCCAGTGTTGTGGTGTCGCTTTGGGAAGTGCCCGACGAGCCGACGGCTCAACTAATGACTCAGTTTTACCAGAATCTTGAGCAAACTTCGGACAAAGCACAAGCCCTGAGACAGGCAATGTTGACCACAATGCAGCAGTACCCCGACCCGATTAATTGGGCAGCTTTCACACTGATTGGCGAAGCCGAATAAAATCTACAGGTTTCATCTATGGATTCTCGATTCCTCGCAGCCCTTTTGAGTTTGAGTTCGATCGCCCTTTCGATCGCGTTGATTCCATTCAAAGCTCAAGCACAAACAAATCAGCAAGTTCCTCAAGCGATCGAATCATCATCAGCAACAGAAAATCCTTCTCCTGTCGATGAAGCAGAACGTCTGTTTCAACAGGGATTACAGCAATTTCAAGCTAATCAGCTTCAGGCTGCGTATGAATCCTGGCAGCAGGCACTCACACTGTATCGCTCAGCCGAGGTGCGTCAGGCATTTCCTCAAAGTCGCCACCGCGAAGCGGAACTGTTACAGGGCATTGGCAGAATTTACAGTGCTACAGGTCAATTGCAGGAGGCGTTAAAGCTTTATGAGCAAGCACTCTCCCTTTTTCGAGAAGTGGGCGATCGTTTATCTGAAAGCATAACGCTGAATAGCATGGGTGTGACTTACCGCAACGATGGAAAGTATGCACAGGCGTTAGAACACTACGAGCAAGCCCTGGCAATTTCGCGTGAATTGGGCGATCGTCCTGGAGAAGGGATTACCTTGAATAACATTGGCGCAGTCCATAACCTGAGCGGACAATATTCCCAGGCATTAGAGCGGTTTCAGCAAGCTCTCGCAATTGTTCGTGAGTTGGGCGATCGAGCCGGAGAAGGACGAACGCTCAGCAATATTGGCACGGTTTACGAGAATCTTGGGCAATACCCGCAAGCATTGCAGCAATACGAACAGGCACTCGCCATTCGGCAGGAAATCGGCGATCGATTGGGGGAAGGAATTACGCTAAATAACATTGGCTTAATTTACAACCGACTGGGGCAGTATCCCCAAGCGTTAACTCACTATCAGGAGGCACTGACTATTCGACGTGAAACGGGCGATCGAGTTGGAGAAGCCGTTACCCTGAGCAACATGGGCAGCGTGTATGGTGACCTAGGGCAGTATCCGCAGGCTTTGCAGGCATTTAAGGAATCGCTGACGATTGCTCAAGAGCTTGGCGATCGATTGGGGGAAGGGACAACGCTAAACAATATTGGCTGGGCATATAACGCGATCGGAGATTATTCGCAGGCATTAACGTATTACCAGCGGGCGATTGCTATTCGGCAATCCATTGGTGACCAGTCGGGGGAAGCGGATACGCTGAATAACCTGGGTGCGACTTTCAATAACTTGAAACAATATGCCCAAGCTCTGAATCAGTTTCAGCAATCGCTTAACATCTTTCAGAAAATCAGTGACCGAGCCGGAGAAGGTGTAGCCCTGAATAATATTGGTCGGACCTACAGCCAACAGGAACAATATGGCAAAGCAGTGGAGTACTATGAACAGGCACTTGCCATTCGGACAGAGGTAGGCGATCGACCCGGCGTTGGCGACACGCTATCTAACATTGGAGTTGCCCTTTACCAAACCCAGCAGTACGGCGCAGCGGAAAAGGTGCTGTACCAAGCTCTGGAAGTATTGGAATCGCTGCGGGCGAGTGAACTGAGCGATGCTCAAAAAGTTGCGCTCTTTGACAAGCAACGGACAAATTATCAGGCACTTCAGCAAACCCTGATTGCCCAGAATACGCCTGAAAAAATGCTGTCTGCCCTCAGCCTATCTGAACGAGGACGCGCCCGTGCCTTTGTAGAACTTTTAGCAGCCGATTTACCAACTGATCGATCGTCTGAATCCACTTCGGTGGCTCCACCTGATATTTCTACTATTCAGCGGATTGCAAGCCAGCAAAAGACAACACTTGTTCAGTATTCTGTCATTGATAATGAATTAGGCACCGCCCTTTATATCTGGGTGGTCAATCCCAACGGGGAGATTCAGTTTCGAGCCGTTAACCTTGACACAGCGAGTCAATCCCTTGATCAGTTAGTTGCAAAGAGCCGAATTTCAATAGGCGCACGAGGACGATCTGCCACAATTAGTTCTCAACCTACCGCAGAATCGCTGCGTCAGAAACAGGAAGAAGCCCGTCAGAACTTGCAGCAACTCTACAGGCTCCTTATTGAGCCGATCGCCCAATACCTGCCAGCCAATGAGAACGACCGGGTGATCTTTATCCCGCAGGATGAACTCTTTCTTGTCCCTTTTGCTGCTCTCATCGATGCCAACGGCAATTATCTGGTTCAAAACCACACCATTCTCACCGCTCCCTCGATTCAAGTTCTGGATCTGACCCATCAGCAGCGTCAGCGTCTAGAACAGACTTTCCACAACAGCGATCGAACCCTTGTTGTCGGCAATCCTACAATGCCAGAGGTCTGGAATTTTGAAACTGGACAAGAAATTGCGTTACCACCCTTAGCGGGAGCAGAGCAGGAAGCCATCACAGTCGCCCAGGAACTCAGAACTACACCACTGCTTCGCGGCAATGCCACTGAGACGATCGTTAAACAGCAGATGCCCAGTGCCCGCATCATCCACCTAGCAACCCACGGATTACTAGACTATGGCGATCCACAGGAGTTGGGTGTGAGAGACCTGCCGGGGGCGATCGCCTTAGGATTAAGGATTAAATAACCTGTAATTGTGGCTTGGCAGTGTAGTTCCACTGTGGCAAGAAATCGTCAAAAACAATTTGCATCGTGGCTTTAAAGTCCTCGGCAACTTTGCGACCCGTCTTGTAAACCTTATCGAGAATGGTCGAGAACACTTTCAAGCCCGTCCGAGTCGATGCGGTTGCGATTAATTCTTGTACAGTCTCAATCTGCTCAAAGATGACCCCTCGACAAACCCGAGAGACATGCGGAAACAAGCGATGCTCAATCGGATTGTACTTGGAAGTATAGGGGGGATAATGAGCCATGCGAATCTCAATGCCTAATTCATTGACCAACGCTTGCAAGTCTTGCTTGAAGATGTAGTACCTCGCACTATTGCTGCCGCCCCCATCGCACAAGAGCAGAATCGAGGTGGCTTGGGATTAACGCGCCTTGCCGTAAGTGTTCCACCAATAGCGAATGGAGTCGCAGGCGAACTCGCTCGTATCATGACTGGTGCCAATCTGAATGTAGCCGACGTTGTCAGTCATATCATACAAGCCGTGGGGGATGGCTACTCCTGTTGCCAATGAGGCCCAATCATGGTCATACACCTCAACCGTCTTCTGAGTGTACAGTTGTCCCTCGCGATACAGTTTGCCAATCAATTCTCTTTTTTTGTGTCCATACTCATCACTGGGTTGCCTGCTGCTTGATAGCTTTGTTTTAACCGCTCAATGGTTTCAAACTGTTCATTGCGATGTTCACTTTTCCCGGTTGCCAGTCTCTTGGCTGCACTGCGCTTGCGGTAATGGTGTTTCTCCAACAACTGATCGACCACCGTCACGCTCACCTCGATGCCTTCCGATTTTAGCAACTGGGCGATCTGATGCCGGTTGAGGTTCGTCCACTTCACCGTCTCATCCATGGGAGAACCCGCCGTATGCTGCGCCAAAACTCGCAAAAAGGCTTCATCTAGTCCAGCAATGGTTTCAAACGCGGATTTGCGTCCCCCACCCGCTTGTCGAATGCGCTCTTCTTCCAGGGCAGTTTCGTCCTGAAGCTCGCTCATGCCCAACTGCAAGGTGTCATGATGACAGCCCAACAAGCGACGGATGTAGGCTTGTCCTCCGTACCCTAATTTCACCGCTTCGATTGCTGCATAACGACGCCGGTTCTTCTCGGACAACGACCGATAGTAGCGTTGCATTTGGGCTTCTATTTCAGCAGGGTAAGAGTGCATCGGTTTGCCAATTGTGCAGTTCCCTTTCTAGCTTACTCATCCCACTGCCACTATTCCACCTTATTGAATCCTTGATCCTTAGGGAATAAAACAAGCCTAAAATATCCAAAACATTCCCTAAAAATCCTTGACTCTGCTTGAGCCTCTGATAAAAATCCGTTAGTCTAAAATCAGACAGATGTACCAGGAGAGGCAGCAATGGCAAAGTCTGATGCAGGTTGCTACAGCTTGAACCGAGATGAACTGCTTCGTATCCGTGACCTGAAGCTGCTGACAAGCGATCGCGATTATGTCTTCTTTGCCCTCCAGCTTGATTTTCCTGGCAAACTGAACCCTAAGATTGACGTGAATTCTTTTTGCGATCGCTGGGAGCTAGACGAGGGCGATCTCTACAAAGCCCTGGGTGACTTGCGGAAGAAGGGCGTGGTCGTGTCGATCGCCAGCCAGATCAGCCTTCAAATCACGTCATAGTCCGAATAGTGCAGTGACGATCGTTAAACTGTCACTCCTTCGTGATGCACCTGCTTCGTCAGCCAACTCGGTCTGATCAGCTTAGGGAATAAAACGACTCACAATCACTAAAAGTATTCCCTAAGCTGATCGATGGATTTCTTGGGCTACAGGTGCTCCAGTTATGCTGGCTGAAAATGATTTAGGGAATAGTTAGGGGTTAAGTGCAGAAACCTTTCCCTAAATCATGCTGTGTCTTCAAGCTCGAACCGCAGGACGTCCTGCGATCGCTAATTCTGGTGCTGAGGGAGATTTGGCAGGCTTAGGCTATAGTTAGCCCGCAAACTGGATTTTCTATTCCCTAAGTCATAGCAAGTGAGACGACTGTTAGACGCCCCAATGCTGAAATCGCAGCAGCAGGGGCAGTAGCAGGAGGTATGGCTCAATAAAGGGTTTTAGCAGGACCGGTTGCCTCTCTACTGCGGTAGGCTTGCTTGAAGAAAACATGGGGTAGAGCAGGCAGTCCAGTCCGATTACAACCCGAGTTCTAAACGCTTCTTCTGCGAAAAACCGGACGCGACCATTTGATGAGACTCAGCCAGATAGTACCGCAGTTCATCATCCGTGAGACCAGGATGATCGTACCGCTGAATCCATTTCAGCCCCCGTGAGGTAAGGTAAGGTGCCGGTCGCAGTCTGGGCATTTCTCGCAGCATCTCGTATGCCCCCTGCGAAGTCTTGAAAGTAATACCGGGTAATCCGTTATCGCTCCCACCACAGATAGCAAAAACCTTGCCACCGACTTTCCAGACGTCAGAGCCGCCCCACTGCACAACATGACTGGTGGCAAGTAAGCCACTACAGAATTCGTTAAATTCGTCTCGGGTCATCGCAGTGCTTTGCTCAGGTCGCCGGAGAGAAGACGGCTCGAAGGTAATCCTCGATCGCGAGGATAGCGATCCTATCTTACCTGCCGAATGTCAGTCCTTGGGGGCAGCCCAAACTCTAGTTCAGAGTCGCTCTCTAATCCGGCATTTCCTCGATGCTTTGTGGTTCTTTCTTGGGCTGTTGGTTCATTGTATGACGGTAACGACTGGATGCCTCATAGACTTCCTTGCGTAAACGCTGAATCGATCCCAGCGGCTGATGTTCTGCAATACAGTGCCAGGCGTTGAAGGACAAGACATCATCCACATACACCTGCCGGGCAGGGCTGTATGCTTCC
This genomic interval from Leptolyngbya ohadii IS1 contains the following:
- a CDS encoding CHAT domain-containing protein → MRLPFQSLLIALSTFTFTAVPFSMADFAIVAAQTVEERESQGDRLFQQGTQQRAANQLQEAIQSFQQALEAYRSADDRMGEFQVLMDLGSLLTNSGSYSQVASYYEQALEIAKERQDFEAELGVLLNMSIAVSDSDPGRALQLLDQAEAIVQTRIPPETYEAYKVSVMQTRLKIYWQQGDHQQVIQLAQRALEIIRNVISQQEPSGSEPNADSGWKSLEASILSILAQSYQATGQNQLALKTLQEILAIYQQIGSELDQIKALRFIGAYYTNLRQFREAERFFQDGLVIAQRIGDFIAEASLLSSLGTIALNLGEYESAVRYSQQAVAIQRRTGRLVELGSTLMVLASAYNQAGQLQQAISTFQEIVAIGKEVSSSTLELAGLELLAEFYEVSLGQLPQANRYYQQALELARRVDNRSSQVRLTAALGDVYLRSQQYEEANRYYQQALALADANNLIGEKMRILRSLSNLYLTRGETQQGVNSLQEIEDIAQLINDVGQQGSVLLSLGQTYTNLQQYPQAIDSLQKALALARQLGDRPLESSVTHSLSVVYFLTNQNLQSVEYANQTQAIAQQGSNQLLQALSMSIEAQAIAKLGRSTEAEALMFSALDTIESIRLSVLNDDSRVTFLDQYASVSNIAQSFFVSQNKIEKALEVSERGRARVLLELLANSATAANAINQTAEQSIAALPEIDLIKQISREQNATLVEYTFFAGTNDRASLYIYVVQPNGNVQFRSIPVSQANLTELIQNSRTAIGARGRAPATIVPRLTPEVQQQQEAQQRQNLQQLHKLLIEPIAQYLPTNENDRVIFIPQDELFLVPFAALIDANGDYLIENHTILTAPSIQVLDLTHQQRQRLRQANRNQVLVVGDPTMPQVWNPVTDSKTQLPPLPGAEAEAIAIAQEFQTQPLLEGQATETTVKQRMPNARIIHLATHGLLDYGDPQESGVRDFPGAIALAPSTQDDGLLTSAEIFEMNLNAELVVLSACDTGRGRITGDGVIGLSRSLMQAGVPSVVVSLWEVPDEPTAQLMTQFYQNLEQTSDKAQALRQAMLTTMQQYPDPINWAAFTLIGEAE
- a CDS encoding CHAT domain-containing protein produces the protein MDSRFLAALLSLSSIALSIALIPFKAQAQTNQQVPQAIESSSATENPSPVDEAERLFQQGLQQFQANQLQAAYESWQQALTLYRSAEVRQAFPQSRHREAELLQGIGRIYSATGQLQEALKLYEQALSLFREVGDRLSESITLNSMGVTYRNDGKYAQALEHYEQALAISRELGDRPGEGITLNNIGAVHNLSGQYSQALERFQQALAIVRELGDRAGEGRTLSNIGTVYENLGQYPQALQQYEQALAIRQEIGDRLGEGITLNNIGLIYNRLGQYPQALTHYQEALTIRRETGDRVGEAVTLSNMGSVYGDLGQYPQALQAFKESLTIAQELGDRLGEGTTLNNIGWAYNAIGDYSQALTYYQRAIAIRQSIGDQSGEADTLNNLGATFNNLKQYAQALNQFQQSLNIFQKISDRAGEGVALNNIGRTYSQQEQYGKAVEYYEQALAIRTEVGDRPGVGDTLSNIGVALYQTQQYGAAEKVLYQALEVLESLRASELSDAQKVALFDKQRTNYQALQQTLIAQNTPEKMLSALSLSERGRARAFVELLAADLPTDRSSESTSVAPPDISTIQRIASQQKTTLVQYSVIDNELGTALYIWVVNPNGEIQFRAVNLDTASQSLDQLVAKSRISIGARGRSATISSQPTAESLRQKQEEARQNLQQLYRLLIEPIAQYLPANENDRVIFIPQDELFLVPFAALIDANGNYLVQNHTILTAPSIQVLDLTHQQRQRLEQTFHNSDRTLVVGNPTMPEVWNFETGQEIALPPLAGAEQEAITVAQELRTTPLLRGNATETIVKQQMPSARIIHLATHGLLDYGDPQELGVRDLPGAIALGLRIK
- a CDS encoding MmcQ/YjbR family DNA-binding protein → MTRDEFNEFCSGLLATSHVVQWGGSDVWKVGGKVFAICGGSDNGLPGITFKTSQGAYEMLREMPRLRPAPYLTSRGLKWIQRYDHPGLTDDELRYYLAESHQMVASGFSQKKRLELGL